Within Planctomycetota bacterium, the genomic segment AACAACGCCTTAAACTTCTAAACGATCTGAGGGAAATGGGTTATCTCATTATCACCGGTTTCCTGGTAGGACTCCCCGGAGAAAAAGCGAAAGATATCCTTAAAAGCATAAAACTTACCGCCTCTCTTGCCGCGGATAAGCCATCGGGCGAAGCCGGGATGTTTTCCTTCGGGCCGTTTATTCCGCATCCGCAAACGCCACTGGCAACCACCCCGCGCCCGACGATTGAAAAAATGCTGAAAATCATCGCCAAGGCGCGCATCATGAATCCGGATGCCCGGATACTCGTCACCACCGCGCTGGAAACCTTGGATAAAGAGAACGCGGCTCGTGACGGGCTTATGGCAGGCGCAAATTCGCTTATGATAAACGTCACCCCTCCCAAATACCGCAAATTATACGATATCTATCCCCAAAGATTCGGGACGGATTTGGAGGTCCAGGAACATATCAACCGGGCAATCGAATTATTGAAATCACTGGGACGCGCCCCAACTGATTTGAGCGTATGATTATAGGTATAGGAATAGACTTGGTCAAAATCCGCCGTATTAATAAATTGATACGCTCATCAAGCCTTCCCAAAATATTCACCCCAAATGAAATAAAATACTGCAAATCCAAAAAGAACCAGGCAGAATCATTTGCCGCGCGGTTTGCCGCCAAGGAGGCATTCCTTAAGGCAATCGGCACCGGCTGGGGCACATCCAAAAGCCCTCACTTTTCCCAAATAGAAGTTGTCAGGAACAATAAATCCCCTTTTCTATCCCTAAAACTAACCGGCAAAGCCAGGGAAATCGCCATGAAACTAAAAGTTAATAAAATCCATCTTTCCGTGGCTCATTCAGGAGAATATGCTATTGCCGTGGTGATACTGGAAGGCAAATCACAATAACTTTGTCTTATTGATAACCAGCTTGAACTCACACCCCAGAAGTTTGGCGGCTTTCTGGCTGACGACCATCCGGCTCATGAATATTTCAAAATATTCCATCACCTTGGAAATTCGCGTATCAATCACCAGTTCCATTGTTATCTTTTTGCGCTTTTTATCAATCTTGACATGGGACTCTTTAACCGCATAATTTACCCGGTCGTGGATATCAAAATCTATCTCCTTCATCGTCCGGACGCGCGAGCGGTGGACATCCGATTTATCCGCAATGATTACCGCCGCGGAAATAGAATTAACCGGCTCGCCTTTTTCTTCATCATGATTACCCACAGCCGCAACCACCTGGGCAATATCTTTGTAATCGGCTTTCAGGTCTTTCAAAATATGATAGACCAAAAACGCCCCATCCTGCCCATGGTCATGGCGGTTTATCGCGTTTCCAATATCATGCAAATATCCGGCAACTTCACCCATGTCCCGCATTTTTTTATTAAATCCGAGTGACTTAAGGATATGCCCTGTTCTCATGGCAACCAATTCGGCATGCCTTATTCCGTGCTCGGTATACCCGATGGCTCCGAGGTTGGCATTGGCAACCTCCATAAAAGCCTTTGTTTGCGGGTGGTTTATAACTTCTTTCAACGTAACCATGCCCTAACTTATATTATTATTTCTCCTTCGTGTAAAGGATTTTTATTGCCTTTTTAATTACGTGATGTTAATATATGGAATTATCCCATACCTCCGGTATGGGACGCCCTATCCATATACGGGAATGGGCGAAGGAGAATAAAATGATGACTCTCAATGAATTGCGCGAAAAACTGCAGAAAATCCATGAACGGCTGGCTATATTGGGAGATTCTCTTTGACCTGCCCGGCAAAGAAAAAGAGCTAACACTAATCGAGCAGGAAATGGCGCAACCGGGTTTCTGGGGCAACCAGACCGCTGCCCAGGAAAAAGTCAACCGCTTAAAGATTCTTAAAACTATCGTGCTGCCTTATCACAAACTGGAAAAAGAAAGCGCCGACAACCTAGAATTATCCGCCTTGGCAACCGAAAGCGGAGGCGAGAAAATTCTGGATGAGCTTGTTGCCGGGATATCCCCGCTGGAAAAATCGCTCGAACACCTGGAATACCAGCTATATTTAAACGGCCCTAACGACCAGAAGAATATCTTTTTAAGCATCCATGCGGGCACCGGCGGCACGGACGCCTGCGACTGGGCGGCCATGCTTTTAAGGATGTACCTAAGGTGGCTTGATAAAAACAATTACGAAAGCCAGATTATCGATTCGCTGGATGGGGACAGCGCCGGCATCCGGCACGCCACGGTTTATGCCAAAGGGCCTTACGCTTTCGGCTTCTTGAAATCGGAAATCGGCGTGCATAGATTGGTCCGCATTTCCCCTTTCGACTCCAATAAGCGCCGCCATACATCCTTTGCCGCTATTGATATCGTGCCTGAAATGGAAACGGAAGAACTTGATATTAACGAAAATGATATCAGAATTGATACCTACAGCGCCGGCGGTCCGGGCGGGCAGCACGTGAACAAAACCACCTCAGCTGTCAGGATTACCCATCTCCCGACCGGCATCATCGTCCAGTGCCAGAACGAGCGCTCCCAGCATTCCAATAAACAAACCGCCTTTAAACTGCTCGCCTCCAAGCTGAACGCCTTGAAGCAAAAGGAAAAGGAGGATGAGTTCAAGAAAATCTACGGGGAAAAAGGTGAAATCGCCTGGGGTTACCAGATACGCTCTTACGTCCTCCAGCCTTACACCCTGGTCAAAGACCACAGGACGGAAGTGGAAAACGGGAATGTCAACGCAGTTCTGGACGGTGATTTGGATATGTTCATAGAAGCTTATTTACAGACGAAGAAAAAATAATATGTGGATAAACCGGTTGTTGTTAGTTTGCCTCGCAGCCGTCCTGGTTGCATGCCCGCCCGGATGCGGCAAAGGCAATTCGGAAGAGGGGGAAACAAAAATCATCACTCTAGGCGCATATTATTTCCCGATGAACCCGGGAAAGAACAACCTACGCCAGAAACTGGTCCCGGAACAACTGCCCCTTTTGGGCAATTACGACTGCCGCGCTGAAACAACCTTAAAACAACATCTCCTGTGGGCAAACCAAGCAGGGATTAATTTCTTCCTGATGCACTGGTGGGGTCAGAGCACCACCACGGATAACACCGTTAAAAGCTTTTCCGACAACCTCACTAAAGAAAAGTCGGCGGTTAAATTTTGCATCTCTTACATGACCCCGTATATCCATAAAACACTGAACTTCGAAACCGCCTTGGACCAAACCTGCGAAGGACAAATGGTCGCCAATTTCATCTATTTAGCCCAGGCTTATTTCAAGCATCCGAATTATTTCCGCATTAATAATAAACCGGTCGTTTTCCTTTACCTCTCACGGCTTTTGAAAAGCGATAAAGGCGATTACCATAAGGCGTTTTCCAGAATCAGGACGCTCGTCAAGGATAAAACAGAAGACGAGCTTTATCTTATCGGCGATGAGGTCTTCTGGAACGAGCCCAAGCAAACCAGAATCAATGAACTGGACGCCGTCACGGCTTATAACATGTATGGCCCGGTCCGCTACAGCGGTTATGCGGAAGAAAGCGGGATTCTCAAGGATATGGACGAAGTTTTCGCCTCTTATAAAAAGTCAGCGCAAACTCTAAGCAAAGGCTTTATCCCTGCAGTCATGCCCGGCTTTAACGACCGCGGCGTGCCGGAAGCGGAAAGGCTGAAGTTCCAAGAAACACATTATATCATCCCGCGCCTGGTTTCCGTGGCAAACCAGGAAGAAGGTTCTTTTTACCGTGCTTATTTCCGGCTGGCTAAAAAGCATATCGACCCGAACCTGAATATTATCCTAATCAATTCCTGGAACGGATGGGAAAGCGACACCCAGATAGAACCGGTAAAAAGCTTCGTGGTCGGCACCAAACACCCGCCAGAACTGACCGGTGGTTATGAATATAACCCCTACGGGGATACGTATTTGAATATCACCAGGGAAGAAAAAATCCTTAAAATAGATAAACAGGAGTAATTATGTTCATCGTTGGAATAGATATCGGCGCTTCAGCCACCAAGGCGGTGATAATCGACCCGGCAAAAAAGATTATTGCCTCACACATCCACAAAACAGGCATAGACTTAACAGAAGCCAGCCAGACTGCTTATCACGAATTGCTCCACACCTCAAGGCTTAAACCCAGTGATATCAGCCTGATTGCCGCCACCGGATTCGGCAGGAACAACGTCACTTATGCCGACCGCACCATCACGGAAATCACCTGCCATGCCGTAGGCGCTTACCACTATTTTCCAAGAGCCATAACCGTGATAGATATCGGCGGGCAGGATAATAAAATCATCAAGGTTGACGAAAAGGGTTTGGTCACGAATTTCAAGATGAACCGCAAATGCGCGGCAGGAACAGGCGCCTTTATCGAAGAAATCGCATTTAAAATAGACGTAACGGTATCGGAATTGAATGAGATTGCGCGGGAGTCAACCAAAGATGTGGAAATCGGAAGCTTTTGCACGGTCTTTACCGCGACGGAAATACTCGCCAAAATACGCGCCGGAGAGAAAAAGGAAGATATCATCCGCGGCGTATTCCTGGCCGTGGCAAAAAGAGTCATTGAAATGGATACGCTGGAAGGAGAAATCGTCCTGACCGGCGGCGTGGTGGCCTATAATGATATCATGATATCCATTTTCAGCACCATGCTGAATAAACCCGTCCTGGTCCCGCCCGAACCGCAGTTAACCGGCGCATTAGGCGCGGCGCTCATCGGATTGAAAAACCTCGTGGATAAGTAAACATGTCAAGCTATTTTAAGTTGTTCAATTCGGGCGAACTAGCAAAACGCGTCAGCCAAGCCAAAGAAATCTTAAAAGAATGCACCTTATGCCCGCGCGATTGCAAAACAGATAGGACTAAAGGCAACAAAGGTATATGCAAGAGTGGAGTTGATGTGGTCATATCCTCAGCCGGACCTCATTATGGGGAAGAACCGCCTATATCTGGAGTTAAAGGATCTGGGACAATATTCTTTACCGGATGCAATATGCGCTGCCTCTTCTGCCAGAATTACCAGATAAGCCACCTTTATGAAGGGAAACCTATAACCATTGATGATTTGGCAAAGAAGATGATTCACCTGCAAGACCTCGGATGCCATAATATCAACCTGGTTACACCAACCCACTTTCTCCCTCAAGTTCTGGAGGCGTTATCGATTGCCTGCGGACAGGGATTAAAGATACCGATTGTCTATAACACCAACGGATACGATACCGTTGAAACGCTCAATCTCCTTGACGGGA encodes:
- the acpS gene encoding holo-ACP synthase → MIIGIGIDLVKIRRINKLIRSSSLPKIFTPNEIKYCKSKKNQAESFAARFAAKEAFLKAIGTGWGTSKSPHFSQIEVVRNNKSPFLSLKLTGKAREIAMKLKVNKIHLSVAHSGEYAIAVVILEGKSQ
- a CDS encoding HD domain-containing protein, encoding MVTLKEVINHPQTKAFMEVANANLGAIGYTEHGIRHAELVAMRTGHILKSLGFNKKMRDMGEVAGYLHDIGNAINRHDHGQDGAFLVYHILKDLKADYKDIAQVVAAVGNHDEEKGEPVNSISAAVIIADKSDVHRSRVRTMKEIDFDIHDRVNYAVKESHVKIDKKRKKITMELVIDTRISKVMEYFEIFMSRMVVSQKAAKLLGCEFKLVINKTKLL
- the prfB gene encoding peptide chain release factor 2 (programmed frameshift), which translates into the protein MTLNELREKLQKIHERLAILGDSLDLPGKEKELTLIEQEMAQPGFWGNQTAAQEKVNRLKILKTIVLPYHKLEKESADNLELSALATESGGEKILDELVAGISPLEKSLEHLEYQLYLNGPNDQKNIFLSIHAGTGGTDACDWAAMLLRMYLRWLDKNNYESQIIDSLDGDSAGIRHATVYAKGPYAFGFLKSEIGVHRLVRISPFDSNKRRHTSFAAIDIVPEMETEELDINENDIRIDTYSAGGPGGQHVNKTTSAVRITHLPTGIIVQCQNERSQHSNKQTAFKLLASKLNALKQKEKEDEFKKIYGEKGEIAWGYQIRSYVLQPYTLVKDHRTEVENGNVNAVLDGDLDMFIEAYLQTKKK
- a CDS encoding glycoside hydrolase family 99-like domain-containing protein; the protein is MWINRLLLVCLAAVLVACPPGCGKGNSEEGETKIITLGAYYFPMNPGKNNLRQKLVPEQLPLLGNYDCRAETTLKQHLLWANQAGINFFLMHWWGQSTTTDNTVKSFSDNLTKEKSAVKFCISYMTPYIHKTLNFETALDQTCEGQMVANFIYLAQAYFKHPNYFRINNKPVVFLYLSRLLKSDKGDYHKAFSRIRTLVKDKTEDELYLIGDEVFWNEPKQTRINELDAVTAYNMYGPVRYSGYAEESGILKDMDEVFASYKKSAQTLSKGFIPAVMPGFNDRGVPEAERLKFQETHYIIPRLVSVANQEEGSFYRAYFRLAKKHIDPNLNIILINSWNGWESDTQIEPVKSFVVGTKHPPELTGGYEYNPYGDTYLNITREEKILKIDKQE
- a CDS encoding ATPase, giving the protein MFIVGIDIGASATKAVIIDPAKKIIASHIHKTGIDLTEASQTAYHELLHTSRLKPSDISLIAATGFGRNNVTYADRTITEITCHAVGAYHYFPRAITVIDIGGQDNKIIKVDEKGLVTNFKMNRKCAAGTGAFIEEIAFKIDVTVSELNEIARESTKDVEIGSFCTVFTATEILAKIRAGEKKEDIIRGVFLAVAKRVIEMDTLEGEIVLTGGVVAYNDIMISIFSTMLNKPVLVPPEPQLTGALGAALIGLKNLVDK
- a CDS encoding radical SAM protein, with the translated sequence MSSYFKLFNSGELAKRVSQAKEILKECTLCPRDCKTDRTKGNKGICKSGVDVVISSAGPHYGEEPPISGVKGSGTIFFTGCNMRCLFCQNYQISHLYEGKPITIDDLAKKMIHLQDLGCHNINLVTPTHFLPQVLEALSIACGQGLKIPIVYNTNGYDTVETLNLLDGIVDIYLPDIKHSDEESAKLCSGVSDYVKHNRPALKEMYRQVGNLTVDENGIAIRGLIIRHLVLPERLAGSFASLDFISKELSPDTCVGIMSQYHPCYKGETHPTLNRRITNREYEEVVDYAEKLGMENCLVQSLTSADNYLPDFKKEKPFSK